In Flavobacterium sp. CS20, a single window of DNA contains:
- the dnaX gene encoding DNA polymerase III subunit gamma/tau, which translates to MNHFVVSARKYRPDTFEEVIGQKAVTNTLKNAIDNNHLAQALLFTGPRGVGKTSCARILAKTVNQVSSDSETSDYAFNIFELDLASNNSVDDIRNLNDQVRIPPQTGNFKVYIIDEVHMLSSVAFNAFLKTLEEPPKHAIFILATTEKHKIIPTILSRCQVFDFKRITVQDILEHLKEIVAKEGVEAEDEALLIIAQKSDGAMRDALSTYDRVVSYCGNKLTRKAVAENLNILDFETFLHATDLILKADIPGLVTYFNAVIAKGYDGQHFISGLASHFRDLLVCKNPSTIELLDVGDEAKKKYKEQSENFSFQQLLTSIDLANTCDFNYKLSQNKLLHVELCLMKLASQETILSQKKKPKSIASPVVEKKSKKSITSAKKDKTQTDNTEKVNNTTEQKEQKQESVQNARPLKKSALSLKSIEFKKNHVQKNKNKQVETEILNEKFSLDSLKSAWIKFAEIIDDRGEKLLASTLLSDVPKLKDNTIEIQLPNETMKIDIQRNKDRILKYLKNTLRNSHLDLVIHVSQFQEKKYLHTNEEKYKYFVEKNPNVELLRKKLDLEF; encoded by the coding sequence ATGAACCATTTTGTAGTATCCGCACGAAAATACAGACCAGATACTTTTGAAGAAGTTATCGGTCAAAAAGCAGTGACCAACACGCTAAAAAATGCTATTGACAATAATCACTTGGCACAAGCATTGCTATTCACTGGACCACGTGGAGTTGGCAAAACTTCCTGTGCCCGAATTTTAGCCAAAACAGTCAACCAAGTGTCTTCTGATAGTGAAACTTCTGATTATGCTTTTAATATTTTTGAATTAGATCTTGCTTCCAATAACTCGGTTGATGATATCAGAAATCTCAATGACCAAGTACGCATCCCACCACAAACTGGTAATTTTAAAGTTTACATCATTGATGAAGTACACATGCTTTCATCGGTCGCGTTTAATGCGTTTTTAAAAACTTTAGAAGAACCGCCAAAACACGCTATTTTTATTTTAGCCACAACCGAAAAACATAAAATTATTCCAACGATTTTATCTCGTTGTCAAGTGTTTGATTTTAAACGCATCACAGTTCAAGATATCCTAGAACACCTTAAAGAAATTGTCGCAAAAGAAGGCGTAGAAGCCGAAGATGAAGCTTTGCTGATCATTGCTCAAAAATCTGATGGAGCTATGCGAGATGCATTGTCAACTTACGATCGCGTGGTAAGTTATTGCGGTAATAAACTCACACGAAAGGCTGTTGCAGAAAATTTAAATATCCTTGATTTTGAAACTTTTTTACATGCCACCGATTTAATTCTAAAGGCTGATATACCTGGATTAGTTACCTATTTTAATGCAGTTATAGCCAAAGGATATGATGGTCAGCATTTCATCAGTGGTTTAGCGTCTCATTTTAGAGATCTTTTGGTCTGTAAAAATCCATCAACGATAGAGCTCCTTGATGTTGGAGATGAAGCTAAGAAAAAATACAAAGAGCAATCTGAAAATTTTAGCTTTCAACAATTATTAACATCTATAGATTTAGCAAATACATGTGATTTTAATTATAAATTAAGTCAAAATAAGCTACTACATGTAGAACTGTGTCTGATGAAACTAGCAAGTCAAGAGACGATTTTATCACAAAAAAAAAAGCCTAAATCCATAGCGTCTCCAGTTGTAGAAAAAAAATCAAAAAAATCTATAACCTCTGCAAAAAAAGACAAAACCCAAACCGATAACACTGAGAAAGTTAACAATACAACTGAGCAGAAAGAGCAAAAGCAAGAATCTGTTCAAAATGCAAGACCATTAAAAAAAAGTGCATTATCGCTTAAGTCAATTGAATTTAAGAAAAATCACGTTCAAAAAAATAAGAATAAACAAGTTGAGACAGAAATTTTAAATGAAAAATTTAGCCTTGATAGTCTAAAATCTGCTTGGATAAAATTTGCAGAAATTATAGACGATAGAGGAGAAAAATTACTCGCTTCTACTTTGCTATCTGATGTTCCAAAACTCAAGGATAATACCATTGAAATACAATTGCCAAATGAAACCATGAAAATTGATATTCAAAGGAATAAAGATCGTATTCTAAAATATTTAAAAAACACCTTAAGAAATTCGCATCTCGATCTTGTCATTCACGTGAGCCAATTTCAAGAGAAAAAATACTTGCATACCAATGAAGAAAAATACAAGTATTTTGTAGAAAAAAACCCAAACGTAGAATTGTTAAGAAAAAAACTCGATTTAGAATTTTAA
- a CDS encoding universal stress protein, with the protein MQVLLLTDFSKNAKITQEYALNFFGEEDVHFVLFHAMKPCKTSTCNGICAKKRERNLLENEHNLEPKLKPNHTLSKVFIKNNLVDAVRNYIDKNSVDMILMGGKGKTSDEDRQFGKNTFDIVTKIKCPILVVFENSVIKIPNHIVFPLDYGISFQYKYFKTISQLVFWKKINLSILEVPNRILNNLLFKKNNKDKIAKTFKEINFQFKPIQSKDKKAIYEACLDADMIMFMAKNLSISNQIFQQLNTKNLNQQAPLLVLHA; encoded by the coding sequence ATGCAGGTTTTACTTCTTACTGATTTTTCTAAGAACGCCAAAATAACACAGGAATATGCCCTAAATTTTTTTGGCGAAGAAGATGTGCATTTTGTTTTATTTCACGCTATGAAACCTTGTAAAACATCGACTTGCAATGGGATTTGTGCAAAAAAAAGAGAGAGAAATTTACTCGAAAATGAACACAATTTAGAACCAAAACTGAAGCCAAATCATACGCTTTCAAAAGTTTTTATAAAAAATAATCTCGTAGATGCCGTTAGAAATTATATCGATAAAAACTCCGTGGATATGATTTTAATGGGAGGAAAAGGTAAAACTTCAGATGAAGATAGACAATTTGGAAAAAATACATTTGACATTGTTACTAAAATAAAATGTCCAATTCTCGTTGTATTTGAAAACTCTGTCATAAAAATTCCGAACCATATTGTGTTTCCTTTAGATTATGGAATTTCATTTCAATACAAATATTTTAAAACCATAAGTCAACTTGTTTTTTGGAAAAAAATAAATTTATCCATATTAGAAGTGCCAAACCGAATACTTAATAATTTGTTGTTTAAAAAAAACAATAAAGATAAAATAGCAAAAACTTTTAAGGAAATCAATTTTCAATTCAAGCCCATTCAATCCAAAGATAAAAAAGCGATTTATGAAGCTTGTTTAGATGCTGATATGATTATGTTTATGGCAAAAAATTTGAGTATAAGTAATCAAATATTTCAACAACTCAACACAAAAAACTTAAATCAACAAGCCCCGCTGTTAGTGCTTCATGCTTAA
- a CDS encoding tRNA-(ms[2]io[6]A)-hydroxylase, translated as MLGLKLPTDPRWANIAEKNIEEILIDHAYCEQKAASTAISLIVSFPEYEMLVTKMTELAQEEMSHFKMVHDLIKTKNITMGRDRKDLYVVQLQKFFEKGGSRTNQLIHRLLYAALIEARSCERFRLLSENLKDEKLRAFYKKLMISEANHYTMFLQLARHYGDKNIVDQKWHKLLNYEAEIMKKLGQHESIHG; from the coding sequence ATGTTAGGTTTAAAACTTCCAACAGACCCAAGATGGGCTAATATAGCTGAAAAAAACATAGAAGAAATTTTAATCGATCATGCCTATTGTGAGCAAAAAGCCGCATCAACAGCTATTTCGCTAATTGTCAGTTTTCCTGAATATGAAATGCTTGTTACCAAAATGACCGAACTCGCTCAAGAAGAAATGAGTCATTTCAAAATGGTTCATGATTTAATTAAAACCAAAAACATCACAATGGGTCGAGATAGAAAAGATTTATATGTTGTACAGCTACAAAAATTCTTTGAAAAAGGCGGTAGTCGAACCAACCAACTCATACATAGATTGCTTTATGCCGCACTCATCGAAGCAAGAAGTTGTGAGCGTTTTAGGCTATTGTCAGAAAATTTAAAAGATGAAAAACTAAGAGCCTTTTACAAAAAACTTATGATTTCTGAAGCCAATCATTACACCATGTTTCTTCAACTTGCTAGACATTATGGCGATAAAAATATTGTTGACCAAAAATGGCACAAATTGCTAAACTACGAAGCTGAAATAATGAAAAAGTTAGGTCAACATGAAAGTATTCATGGCTAA
- the lon gene encoding endopeptidase La, with translation MSNRKIFNIDNLSSQEFDEDAELIPLMTSEDEDAINSETLPDELPILPLKNTVLFPGVVIPITAGRDKSIKLINNANATNKIVGVVAQIDNEVEEPTFKDLNRVGVVAKILRVLKMPDGNTTVIIQGKKRFKIEQVVSEEPYIKSKVSEFSEDLSDIVEEEFTTIIEELKSLALRIIKESPNIPTEASFAVKNIESSSFLINFISSNMSLDVDEKQKLLEISNLKERALATLKQMNVEYQKLALRNDIQSKVQTDINQQQREYFLHQQMKTIQEELGGVSQENEIEELQKKAKSKKWSKEVSKHFDKELAKLRRMNPQVPEHSIQRNYLELLLDLPWDNFSQDKFDLKKAQSVLDRDHYGLEDVKRRIIEYLAVLKLRNDMKSPILCLYGPPGVGKTSLGKSIAEAVGRKYVRVSLGGLRDEAEIRGHRKTYIGAMPGRIVQNIKKAGTSNPVFVLDEIDKLAQGMQGDPASALLEVLDPEQNNDFYDNFLEMGYDLSKVMFIATANNLGSIQPALRDRMEIINVNGYTVEEKIQIAKRHLIPKQIKEHGLSKDQIKLHKPEIQSIVEGYTRESGVRGLEKQIAKVVRGIAKKIALEETYNPELSKDDIIEILGAPKLKANLYENNQVAGVVTGLAWTAVGGDILFIESTLSKGKGQLNITGNLGKVMKESATIAMEYIKSNAEKFNINPDIFEKYNVHIHVPEGATPKDGPSAGITMLTSLFSLFTQRKVKQKLAMTGEITLRGKVLPVGGLKEKILATKRANIKDIILCEENKRDIEEIKKDYIKGLRFHYVSDMSEVLEIAITNQKVKNAKVL, from the coding sequence ATGAGTAACAGAAAAATATTTAATATTGACAATTTGTCATCACAAGAATTTGACGAAGATGCAGAATTAATTCCGTTGATGACATCAGAAGATGAAGATGCAATCAATTCAGAAACCTTACCAGACGAATTGCCGATTTTGCCTTTAAAAAATACAGTACTATTTCCAGGAGTGGTAATACCTATAACTGCTGGCAGAGATAAATCAATCAAACTTATAAACAACGCTAATGCCACTAATAAAATTGTAGGTGTAGTCGCTCAAATTGATAACGAGGTAGAGGAACCTACTTTCAAAGACTTAAATAGGGTTGGTGTTGTTGCTAAAATACTTAGGGTTTTAAAAATGCCCGATGGTAATACGACTGTAATCATTCAAGGTAAAAAGAGATTTAAAATAGAACAGGTTGTAAGCGAAGAACCTTACATAAAAAGTAAAGTTTCAGAATTTTCAGAGGATTTAAGTGATATTGTTGAGGAAGAATTTACAACCATTATTGAAGAGTTAAAATCATTGGCTTTACGCATCATCAAAGAAAGTCCTAACATTCCTACAGAAGCTTCATTTGCAGTAAAAAATATAGAAAGTTCTTCCTTTCTTATCAATTTTATTTCTTCAAATATGAGTTTAGATGTTGATGAAAAACAAAAATTGTTAGAAATATCTAATCTTAAAGAACGGGCTTTAGCTACTCTAAAACAAATGAATGTAGAGTATCAAAAACTTGCATTAAGAAATGATATTCAATCTAAGGTACAAACTGACATCAATCAGCAACAACGAGAATATTTTTTGCACCAGCAAATGAAAACCATACAAGAAGAACTTGGAGGGGTTTCTCAGGAAAACGAAATTGAAGAGCTACAGAAAAAAGCCAAATCCAAAAAATGGTCTAAAGAGGTTTCTAAGCATTTTGATAAAGAATTGGCAAAATTAAGACGCATGAATCCTCAAGTCCCAGAGCATTCTATTCAACGTAATTATTTAGAGTTGCTTTTAGATTTACCATGGGATAATTTCAGCCAAGATAAATTTGATCTTAAAAAAGCACAAAGTGTACTTGACCGAGATCACTACGGCTTAGAAGATGTAAAAAGACGTATCATTGAATATTTGGCGGTTTTAAAATTGAGAAATGACATGAAATCGCCTATTCTTTGCTTATACGGACCACCTGGTGTAGGTAAAACGTCTTTAGGGAAGTCTATTGCTGAAGCAGTTGGGCGTAAATATGTGAGAGTTTCATTAGGTGGCTTACGCGATGAAGCTGAGATAAGAGGTCATAGAAAAACATATATTGGTGCTATGCCAGGTAGAATTGTTCAAAATATCAAAAAAGCTGGAACTTCTAATCCTGTTTTTGTTCTTGATGAAATAGACAAGTTAGCTCAAGGTATGCAAGGCGATCCTGCTTCAGCTTTACTTGAAGTGCTTGATCCAGAGCAAAATAATGATTTTTACGATAATTTTTTAGAAATGGGTTATGACCTTTCTAAGGTGATGTTTATTGCTACTGCAAATAATTTAGGTTCTATACAACCAGCTCTTAGAGATCGTATGGAAATCATAAATGTGAATGGTTACACAGTAGAAGAAAAAATTCAAATTGCCAAAAGACATCTTATCCCTAAACAAATTAAAGAACATGGTTTGAGCAAAGATCAAATAAAACTGCATAAACCAGAAATACAAAGCATTGTAGAAGGTTACACTAGAGAATCTGGCGTGCGTGGGCTAGAAAAACAAATAGCTAAGGTGGTTAGAGGGATTGCTAAAAAAATCGCATTAGAGGAAACCTATAATCCAGAATTAAGCAAAGATGACATTATAGAAATTTTAGGTGCACCCAAACTCAAAGCCAATTTATATGAAAACAACCAAGTCGCTGGAGTGGTAACTGGTCTTGCTTGGACGGCTGTTGGTGGTGATATTTTATTTATTGAATCTACACTTTCTAAAGGCAAAGGTCAATTAAACATTACAGGCAATTTAGGTAAAGTGATGAAAGAATCTGCAACCATTGCGATGGAATACATCAAATCTAATGCAGAAAAATTTAACATCAATCCTGACATTTTTGAAAAATACAACGTGCATATTCACGTGCCTGAAGGTGCTACACCAAAAGATGGTCCAAGTGCTGGTATCACTATGTTGACGAGTCTATTTTCTTTATTTACCCAAAGAAAAGTCAAACAAAAACTAGCAATGACTGGTGAAATCACCCTTAGAGGCAAAGTATTGCCCGTTGGTGGCTTAAAAGAAAAGATATTGGCGACCAAACGTGCCAATATCAAAGATATTATCCTTTGTGAAGAAAACAAACGCGATATAGAGGAGATTAAAAAAGACTATATCAAAGGATTGCGTTTTCATTACGTCAGCGATATGTCTGAAGTTTTGGAAATTGCCATTACCAATCAAAAAGTTAAAAATGCTAAAGTATTGTAA
- the aroB gene encoding 3-dehydroquinate synthase, producing the protein MIDDKSILFGKKAYKTLDTLVKTASVSSVFLLIDNNTKTHCLDHFKNRVSFNFKTVLIPFGETHKNLETCSVIWQNLSDNGADRQSLLINLGGGVITDIGGFTASCFRRGIAFVHIPTTLLGMIDAAIGGKNGVDFKNLKNQIGVIKQPEMILIDQVFLKTLPHNQMVSGFAEMIKHGLINVKSHTYFDKCLDLEKVDSENIKDLVEESIKIKKMIVDADTSEKGIRKILNYDYTLGHAIESYRLSLDPTKHLLHGEAIAIGLVLETFISHKMFGYPKRVLNQLKSLVKRFYISQNFGRDEISQIIDLMKYDKKNIKGKVNFVLLKNIGQYVLDCQVENKLIYEAFDFYAKD; encoded by the coding sequence ATGATAGATGATAAGAGCATTTTATTTGGGAAAAAAGCATATAAAACCTTAGATACACTTGTCAAAACAGCCTCAGTTTCAAGCGTGTTTTTGTTGATTGATAACAACACAAAAACACATTGTTTAGATCATTTTAAAAATCGCGTTAGCTTTAATTTTAAAACCGTATTGATTCCTTTTGGAGAAACGCATAAAAATCTTGAAACCTGCTCAGTTATATGGCAAAACCTTTCTGATAATGGAGCTGACAGGCAATCTTTACTGATTAACTTAGGTGGTGGTGTGATAACAGATATTGGTGGGTTTACAGCTTCATGTTTTAGACGTGGAATTGCTTTTGTGCACATTCCAACTACATTGTTAGGTATGATTGACGCAGCTATTGGCGGAAAAAACGGCGTTGATTTTAAAAATCTAAAAAATCAAATTGGTGTTATAAAACAACCTGAAATGATTTTAATAGACCAAGTTTTTTTGAAAACACTCCCTCATAACCAAATGGTAAGTGGTTTTGCTGAAATGATAAAACACGGTTTAATCAATGTAAAATCTCATACGTATTTTGATAAATGTTTAGATTTAGAAAAAGTTGATAGTGAAAATATTAAAGACCTCGTGGAAGAATCTATTAAAATAAAAAAAATGATAGTCGATGCAGACACATCAGAAAAAGGAATAAGAAAAATTTTGAATTATGACTATACTTTAGGACATGCTATAGAATCCTACAGATTGTCGCTTGACCCAACTAAACACTTGCTTCATGGTGAAGCTATAGCAATAGGTTTGGTCTTAGAAACTTTTATTTCTCATAAAATGTTCGGTTACCCAAAACGTGTATTGAATCAATTAAAATCCTTAGTCAAAAGATTTTATATATCTCAAAATTTTGGTCGTGATGAAATTTCACAAATCATTGATTTAATGAAATATGACAAAAAAAATATCAAAGGTAAAGTCAATTTTGTATTGCTCAAAAATATAGGGCAATACGTTTTGGATTGTCAAGTAGAAAACAAATTAATCTATGAAGCTTTTGATTTCTATGCAAAAGATTAG
- a CDS encoding PAS domain-containing sensor histidine kinase, whose translation MSSFTLSNSEVFSILFNGISEGALIVNKQQLIVELNDSAVKMFGYEIHELKGQHINILIPQKFHHKHEAYVKSFIKKKESRQMGVGRNIFGLTKSGKTFPLEAGLNPFEIKGEKYVMTLITDITKRVEAEQEILDLNASLEEKVHKRTKDLKSSVEELSELNDLLKDEIMRRKQAEARIKTALQKERELNDLKTKFLSLVSHEFKTPLSGILTSSTLAKKYTQTEQQEKREKHLNTIKNKVHYLTSILNDFLSVERLETGKFTYKFERFSLLNLINEVVYNANVTLKAGQIINYPQDLQDVELYQDRHVLELILSNLLNNAIKYSREDTTITLDINFDDKYLKFDIQDQGIGIPEKDQQHIFERYFRAENALLNQGTGIGLNIIKVHLDNLGGDIYFESQENKGSTFFIKLPIKHDN comes from the coding sequence TTGAGTAGCTTTACATTATCAAATTCTGAAGTATTTTCGATTCTATTTAATGGCATATCAGAAGGAGCCTTAATCGTGAACAAACAACAACTAATCGTTGAGCTTAACGACTCAGCGGTGAAAATGTTTGGTTATGAAATTCATGAATTGAAAGGTCAACATATCAATATATTGATTCCACAAAAATTTCATCATAAACACGAAGCATACGTAAAATCTTTCATTAAAAAAAAAGAAAGTCGCCAAATGGGTGTTGGTCGAAATATTTTTGGTTTAACTAAATCAGGCAAAACCTTTCCCTTAGAAGCGGGCTTAAATCCTTTTGAAATTAAAGGTGAAAAATATGTGATGACGCTGATCACTGATATCACCAAAAGAGTCGAAGCAGAACAAGAAATTTTAGATCTCAATGCATCGCTTGAAGAAAAAGTTCATAAACGCACCAAAGATCTCAAATCAAGTGTTGAAGAACTTTCAGAACTTAACGATTTACTGAAAGACGAAATTATGCGTAGAAAACAAGCCGAAGCTCGCATAAAAACAGCTCTTCAAAAAGAACGTGAACTCAATGATTTGAAAACCAAATTCTTATCCTTAGTCTCTCACGAGTTTAAAACACCCTTGAGCGGAATTTTGACATCTTCTACATTAGCCAAAAAATACACTCAGACTGAGCAACAGGAAAAGCGTGAAAAACACTTAAATACCATCAAAAATAAAGTGCATTATCTAACGAGTATTCTCAACGATTTTCTTTCAGTTGAGCGATTAGAAACAGGAAAATTTACCTATAAATTTGAACGCTTCAGTTTGTTAAATTTGATTAATGAAGTTGTTTATAATGCCAATGTAACTTTAAAAGCAGGTCAAATTATTAATTATCCTCAAGATTTACAAGATGTAGAATTGTATCAAGATAGGCATGTTTTAGAGCTGATTTTATCTAATTTGCTCAACAATGCAATAAAATATTCAAGAGAAGATACCACTATAACTTTAGATATTAATTTTGACGATAAATATTTAAAGTTTGATATTCAGGATCAAGGCATTGGTATTCCCGAAAAAGATCAACAACACATCTTTGAACGCTATTTTAGGGCAGAAAATGCTTTACTCAATCAAGGCACAGGTATTGGTTTAAACATCATTAAAGTTCATTTAGATAATTTAGGTGGAGATATTTATTTTGAAAGTCAAGAAAATAAAGGCTCTACATTTTTTATAAAACTTCCAATAAAACACGACAACTAA
- a CDS encoding proline dehydrogenase family protein produces MIDTKIFNNTKRAFILKSEKDLKRSIFIFKLMNIPLLVPLGIFFTKIALKLRLPIEWIIKKTVFEQFCGGTTQKDCLPLIKLMYSKHVYSVLDYSVEGKSDEKEFEKVAKTKAEIIKFASEQKEIPFAVAKPTGLGRFKIWEKVSQNEELSSSEQSEWNRIQKRVKMLCQTAADYNTKLMFDAEETWMQKAVDDLIEEMMKIYNRDKAIIFNTIQCYRWDRLAYLKDIHERAKKENFKLGFKIVRGAYMEKENARARRKRYQTPICEDKEATDVNFNAIMCYCIDNIDDIATFIGTHNEVSTYMALQLMSQKGLKLDDDRVWFGQLYGMSDHISYNLGEECSNAIKLVPFGPVRDVVPYLFRRAQENSSVQGQSSRELSLLLEEKERRKGQYVKRVN; encoded by the coding sequence ATGATAGACACAAAAATTTTCAATAACACCAAAAGGGCTTTTATTTTAAAATCTGAAAAGGATTTAAAAAGGTCAATATTTATTTTTAAATTGATGAATATTCCTCTTTTGGTGCCTTTAGGTATTTTTTTTACAAAAATTGCCCTTAAGCTCCGGTTGCCGATAGAGTGGATAATAAAAAAAACAGTTTTTGAACAATTCTGTGGTGGCACAACTCAAAAAGACTGTTTACCTCTTATCAAACTCATGTATTCTAAACATGTTTATAGTGTTTTAGACTATTCAGTAGAAGGAAAAAGTGATGAAAAAGAATTTGAAAAAGTTGCAAAAACAAAAGCAGAAATCATAAAATTTGCCTCAGAACAAAAAGAAATACCTTTTGCAGTTGCCAAACCCACTGGTTTAGGTCGTTTTAAGATTTGGGAAAAAGTAAGTCAAAACGAAGAATTAAGCTCATCAGAACAATCAGAATGGAATCGCATCCAAAAACGAGTTAAAATGCTGTGCCAAACTGCAGCTGATTACAACACAAAACTTATGTTTGATGCAGAAGAAACATGGATGCAGAAAGCAGTTGACGATTTGATTGAAGAAATGATGAAAATTTACAACAGAGATAAGGCTATTATTTTTAATACTATTCAATGCTACAGATGGGACAGGTTAGCCTATCTCAAAGATATTCACGAAAGAGCTAAAAAAGAAAATTTTAAACTTGGATTTAAAATTGTTAGAGGTGCTTATATGGAAAAAGAAAACGCGAGAGCTAGAAGAAAAAGATACCAAACTCCAATATGTGAAGACAAGGAAGCTACAGATGTTAATTTTAATGCTATTATGTGCTATTGTATCGATAATATAGATGATATCGCTACTTTTATAGGTACTCATAACGAGGTTTCAACTTATATGGCTTTACAATTAATGTCTCAAAAAGGCTTAAAATTAGATGATGATCGTGTTTGGTTTGGTCAGCTTTATGGTATGAGTGATCACATAAGCTATAATCTTGGCGAAGAATGTTCAAACGCTATTAAGCTTGTTCCCTTTGGTCCAGTGAGAGACGTGGTGCCTTACTTGTTTAGAAGAGCTCAAGAAAATTCGTCTGTCCAAGGACAATCATCACGTGAGTTATCACTTTTGTTAGAAGAAAAAGAAAGGCGTAAAGGTCAATATGTGAAACGAGTGAATTAA
- a CDS encoding response regulator, with protein sequence MAKKILLIEDDMTVRENTAEILELLDYEVQTASDGLKGVEEAKRFNPDLIVCDIMMPELDGYGVLEILSKNPQTQYIPFIFLSAKTDHKDIRKGMNLGADDYLTKPFEEDELISAIESRIAKTAILQQRQDNQQSHPKLSNFEDLKKHLKSYELKSFETSEVVYDSNKGSNYFYMVDKGVVKTYMIDENGKELITALYKTDDVFGDFTFKHNSSKEIAECLEPTELYCIPKSDFKNFLDANTKMLYDIIDVLDHNLQDTKNQLLDMAYSSVKRKTAQTIILFTERLKRNKLRQIRISRADLVAVAGIAQESLIRTLSKLKKKYL encoded by the coding sequence ATGGCTAAAAAAATACTATTGATAGAAGACGATATGACCGTAAGAGAAAATACGGCTGAAATACTTGAACTATTAGATTATGAAGTGCAAACAGCTTCCGATGGACTTAAAGGCGTAGAAGAAGCCAAACGTTTTAATCCCGACCTCATTGTTTGTGATATTATGATGCCTGAGTTGGATGGCTATGGAGTTTTAGAAATTTTGTCTAAAAATCCACAAACTCAGTATATTCCATTTATTTTTCTTTCTGCAAAAACCGACCATAAAGACATTAGAAAAGGTATGAATTTAGGTGCAGACGACTATTTGACTAAACCTTTTGAAGAAGATGAATTGATCAGTGCTATTGAAAGTCGAATTGCTAAAACGGCAATTCTTCAACAGCGACAAGACAATCAACAAAGTCATCCTAAATTAAGCAATTTTGAAGACCTTAAAAAACATTTAAAAAGTTATGAGCTTAAATCTTTTGAAACTTCAGAAGTGGTTTATGACAGCAATAAAGGCTCAAATTATTTTTATATGGTTGACAAAGGCGTTGTCAAAACCTATATGATTGATGAAAATGGCAAAGAATTGATAACTGCTCTATATAAAACTGACGATGTTTTTGGCGATTTTACATTTAAACACAACTCCTCAAAAGAAATAGCAGAATGCCTTGAGCCAACCGAGTTATATTGCATTCCTAAATCAGATTTTAAAAACTTTTTAGATGCCAATACAAAAATGCTTTATGACATTATTGATGTGCTAGACCATAATTTGCAAGACACTAAAAATCAGTTGCTTGATATGGCGTATAGCTCGGTAAAGCGTAAAACAGCACAAACTATTATTTTATTTACCGAACGACTTAAACGCAACAAACTAAGGCAAATCAGAATTTCACGTGCCGATTTGGTCGCAGTGGCTGGCATTGCTCAAGAAAGTTTGATAAGAACACTATCTAAATTAAAAAAGAAGTACTTATAG